The Xiphias gladius isolate SHS-SW01 ecotype Sanya breed wild chromosome 7, ASM1685928v1, whole genome shotgun sequence genome window below encodes:
- the rtn4rl1b gene encoding reticulon-4 receptor-like 1b, with protein sequence MFKRGCGLEFLLVLCGLEFSWSCPRHCICYTTPSTVSCQAHNFLSVPEGIPPDSERIFLQNNKIHRLLRGHFSSNTVTLWIYSNNITYIEPSTFHGFTLLEELDLGDNRHLRSLAEDTFHGLSRLNALHLYRCGLSSLPNNIFQGLRNLQYLYLQDNHLKFLQDDTFMDLHNLSHLFLHGNRLWSLNQNTFRGLRALDRLLLHQNQIEWVDRLAFHDLKRLTTLYLFNNSLIQLSGQCLDMLPALEYLRLNDNPWSCDCKALSLWEWLKRFRGSTSSVGCQAPADMVGKDLKELRKEDFPNCSPTVPNSESRAQTNNLSGTVNPSMNRGVVVGSGGQTHIVHPSRPGRSRNCTKPRNRVSKGKGDNEVHHSKEVMADKEDSSPDFTDGGKHDHTSPDGTVTRRKHKCTPRTTVRPPSGVQQANNRATLSQSLLHVYALFVALITTNIDYILR encoded by the exons GCTGTGGGCTTGAGTTCCTGCTGGTTCTCTGTGGGCTCGAGTTTTCCTGGTCCTGCCCTCGTCACTGTATCTGCTACACTACACCCAGCACCGTCTCCTGCCAAGCCCACAACTTCCTGTCTGTCCCTGAAGGCATTCCTCCTGACAGTGAGCGCATCTTCTTGCAGAACAATAAGATCCATCGCTTACTTCGGGGCCACTTCAGCTCCAACACAGTCACCCTCTGGATCTACTCCAACAACATTACGTACATTGAGCCCTCCACCTTCCACGGCTTCACactgctggaggagctggatCTAGGAGACAACCGCCACCTGCGCTCCTTGGCTGAAGACACCTTTCACGGGCTGAGTCGGCTCAATGCGCTACACCTGTACCGATGTGGACTCAGTTCACTTCCTAATAACATCTTCCAAGGCCTCAGAAATCTGCAGTACCTCTACTTGCAG GATAATCATCTGAAGTTCCTGCAGGATGACACATTTATGGACCTCCACAACTTGAGCCACCTATTTCTGCATGGAAACCGCCTGTGGAGCCTTAACCAGAACACCTTCAGAGGCCTCCGAGCCTTGGACCGACTGCTTCTGCACCAAAACCAGATCGAGTGGGTTGACCGCCTGGCCTTCCATGACCTGAAACGTCTCACCACCCTTTACCTGTTCAACAACTCCCTGATACAGCTGTCTGGGCAGTGCCTGGACATGCTTCCCGCCCTAGAATACCTGCGCCTCAACGACAACCCCTGGTCATGTGACTGCAAGGCCCTGTCACTATGGGAATGGTTGAAACGTTTCCGAGGTTCAACATCTTCAGTGGGTTGCCAGGCACCGGCTGATATGGTTGGGAAAGATCTCAAAGAGTTGCGCAAGGAAGACTTCCCCAACTGTTCACCAACTGTTCCTAACTCTGAGTCCAGAGCCCAGACTAACAATTTATCTGGCACCGTGAATCCGTCAATGAATCGTGGTGTAGTGGTGGGCTCTGGAGGGCAGACCCACATAGTGCACCCCTCGAGGCCTGGCCGTTCTCGGAACTGCACAAAGCCTCGTAACAGGGTGAGCAAGGGGAAGGGTGACAATGAGGTTCACCACTCAAAGGAGGTCATGGCAGACAAGGAGGATTCCTCCCCAGATTTCACAGATGGGGGAAAACATGACCACACGTCCCCAGATGGCACCGTCACAAGGAGAAAGCACAAGTGCACTCCCCGGACCACTGTTCGCCCCCCTAGTGGGGTTCAGCAAGCCAACAATAGGGCAACCTTATCCCAGTCCTTACTACATGTCTACGCCCTCTTTGTGGCCTTGATAACAACAAATATTGACTACATTCTCCGCTGA